A segment of the Zingiber officinale cultivar Zhangliang chromosome 8B, Zo_v1.1, whole genome shotgun sequence genome:
ACTCACAACATGGAACATAAAACAGAAGATCAGAAACTGCATTTTGAGAACAAATGAGTTTGAAAGTTACACGAAGACACACTTTGTCTCTGAATTGAGCTTGTTCTAGTTACTCAAAAGGAAACTTGATGAGTGAATTGGCCCAAAATCATTTTCCTAGTAGTCTCAAACTCAAAGGGGCAGCGAGTCATATATATGATTTACATTAATGACTTGCTCTTGCTCTGGTTTGTCACTTTCATTAGCTGTCTTGGACCAAATTACTAGGCTCACTCAAAACATACTTGGGCAGTTCATACTTCGCACCTGTAAAATTTAATGGAGTATGACACAACTACGAAGAAAGAAAGCATAATTAGTAAAGAAAACAGTTAAAACCTCGTTCATCATAACACACTGTCATATCGGCATTCGAAACTATGATTCCCGCACTGTCCACTATTGTTTGTGCCAGGCTTAAATCAGCTTCGGCAGCAGCTCGGAGTGCATCCCAGATCTCTGAGATATTATCAACTTACATTAATGCTTCTGGGAAGTTCATGGTAGCTATAGGAAACAAGTAGCACAGAACTAAACAAACCATAAAACTAGGTTCTTTTCCCTCAACTAAAAGAATCCACATAGGAATGCTGATTTGCTTAGCTGAATCATATTTTAGCCATTTACTAAAATTTTTATTGACATCAAGCTCAATTCAATCGCAAATGTTCTATTTACGAAGCTCAACTAGAGCCAGATGTTCTCATAATTATGCTCAAACCCAACTCCAAATTGATATTTAGATCACTGATGTCTATTATATATTTTCTAAGTTATTCATTTCAAGATACTAAGAACTTGTTTATGGACTTCTGTGAATCTGAACAAACTCAATATAAATGAATGTATTTACAAACTTTATaactgattaaaaaaaaaaacacagttTATGTTCAATTTATGAATTTAACAATACACACACACACTAATAGTATACATACACTATTAGTATAAACAGAGGTATGCATTTCATTCATATATAGCTCAAGTATACATTATACCGATTGAACGAGCAAGTAAACAAGCTATAACTTGTTCATGGGGCAATGTTACTGAATTATGTTCACAAAGAATGTTGTTATAGCATAAACTTTTCAACTAAAAATTAGCACCATTAGACAAATTTTGCACAGTTGTGCAGACTGGAGTATCCATATTGGATGCTCAACCCTTTGGCAATATAGCAATGCCTTTACCACCCAACTAGCTGGTTGGCTTTATGAGATTAACAATCCAAAAGCTTCATCCATAATAACAATCAAGTTTTTGTCATCAATGTTTGGTCCATCTATAATCCTAAACTTGATAAATTTCAAATTGAAAGAGGGAAATATAAGCTAGCAGGTCAAGATATAATAAACTGCACTACTGCAGATCTAAAAATGACCAACAAATTTGAGCAACTTAAATAGAATCTCTTTAATAATCCAGAATATTctagaaatataatttttttccaCTCCAAAGTCGTCTTACTAAAAAGATTCCTCTTTAAAGATTCCATTCTCATTACAATTGTTCAAATGATCTCTGAAAGAAATAGTCACTGACCGGCAGGTTGCAGTCTCCTGTTTGAAATTACCTGATACTCCTGAAGAATATCGAACCACTTGATATTGCCATCTAATTCAGGGTACTAATCATTTCTAATTGTATGACCAAATAAATGCACATATTAACATATTTCTGTATCATGTAATTGTTAACACAATGCTAATAATGCACCCTATTGAACAATGCATTGAATTTATGACAGTGGGAGATCATATGATTGTTATTCAGGATAAGTTCAGCAGCAATTATGAGCACCCAGTTTAGAACCATCACTGGCAGCAGCATATGTGAGATTTCACATATACCTACATAGACACACTATACGGCAAGCAAGATAGGCTAAAACTATCAATAGATAATAACAAAGGCAAAAGTAGAATTGATAAGATAAGCACCTTTTTGGCCACCGTAATGAGGGGCAGTGTCCCAAAATTCTTCACGCATCTGTTTAAGTTCAGCGCTAGTTATCGGTTGGGGATGCCTCCAGGATCTTGGCTTCCGCAATTTCTTAGTTGTCTCTGGATGCATTGAAGCTATATCAGATTGATATAGGTACAATCATATGAACTAAATTATGCATCAAATGCTGCAGTTCTCCATTATAGGCTATTGCTGGATATGTTGAGTATTTAATGAGAAAAAATGGTAATTTGATGGGAATGTGTTAACTTTGGGATTATTAGTTCCGGTGCAAAATGAATCAAATGTTtcctaccttcatctcctacagACATTGGATATGAGCAACGCAACAGGTAGAACCAACTGGAGGGAGGTGCTAACATGAAAAAGATTGAAGTCTAACACATTTACAGTACATAGGACTCCGATTGGCTCATCCCATGCATGGAACATGCCGCTCAACCATATGTAACCAGTATACACATCGCACAAAATATTTTCCTTTCAAGAAAAATCACTTTGACTGTCTCGAAACTATGGTAAAGCCCTGATGGTTCCAACTTCTAACTATTTAGATTTGCAAGAAATCAATATCAGGAATTATTTAATACAAAAGGTTTCCAGATCTATGAATAAACATGACCCACAAAGAAAATCCTCTATGTTTTTATATAAAATTCAAGTGCTTGAGGAAAACTTCTTTCAGCACAAAAATAGTGGAACAAGATAAATTATACAGAGATCTAGCAGCCCCATTATCCATGGCACAACTAAAAGGGTAATAAAAGTTTTAATGCATGTATTTAACCTAAGACAGAAAACAAAATGAAAGTCACTAAGTGAATTATGATTAAATCCACCATTCGGTACAATTGGTGAACAAATGAATCTGGAATTCCTTTCCACAAGATCAATCAAACTGAAAGATTAGTTTCTTGTAGGAGAGCATGAACCAAAATCTGCATGTGTatcgaaaaaaaaacaaaaaaaaaaaaaggaacttGCTTCATACACATAATCAAATTCCTAGTGAAGTCAATTAAACCCAGTTTTCCAACATGAAAATAAAAAAGTAGGCCAAGGCCAACATATTTCAGAAACAAAATTGGGCTTGCTCTTGGTGATCTTTATTCAGTGTCAAAGAAACAAATAAGGATGCCTGCAAATATATTTCCTAGAAAAAATTCAGCCTC
Coding sequences within it:
- the LOC122017346 gene encoding ubiquitin domain-containing protein 1-like, with translation MGCAGSTPVKGGEETTKKLRKPRSWRHPQPITSAELKQMREEFWDTAPHYGGQKEIWDALRAAAEADLSLAQTIVDSAGIIVSNADMTVCYDERGAKYELPKYVLSEPSNLVQDS